A region of Shewanella psychromarinicola DNA encodes the following proteins:
- a CDS encoding efflux RND transporter periplasmic adaptor subunit, whose protein sequence is MKTLTSIKTTLLVSLTALLLVACGEQPAQQANTSAAPKVDVANVLYERITEWDQFTGRLQAPEKVTLVPRVSGYIESINFKEGALVQKGDVLFTIDSSVFIAEYERLKAELTSALSANQLAKNDYARANKLFYQKAVSEELIDTRRSTMHQTAAAVASVNAALTRAQLNVEYTHVTAPITGRVSYANETAGNFVTAGQTHLTSLVSTSHMYAYFDIDEQSYLKYAALSFENKRQNPRLGNNAVVMALANETSFNHQGVIDFVDNAVNQQTGTIRVRANFANQDNQLLPGLFARISIAGSESYQRILIDDKAIMTDLSNKFVLVVSDKNILEYRGVSLGAKLHGLRIITAGLSPNDTIVVNSLQKVRPNVTIEPNLTEMAGDGQLEALHQAQQILDNQPLTAQVADDASQG, encoded by the coding sequence ATGAAGACGTTAACATCAATTAAAACCACTTTATTAGTCAGCCTAACGGCATTGCTATTAGTGGCGTGCGGCGAACAACCTGCACAACAAGCCAATACATCTGCAGCGCCTAAGGTAGATGTTGCTAACGTGCTTTATGAGCGCATTACCGAGTGGGATCAATTTACCGGACGCTTACAAGCCCCTGAAAAGGTCACTTTAGTGCCTCGCGTATCGGGCTATATTGAATCGATTAACTTTAAAGAAGGCGCGCTAGTGCAAAAAGGCGATGTGTTATTTACCATCGACTCGAGTGTTTTTATTGCTGAATATGAACGCCTTAAAGCAGAATTAACCAGTGCTCTATCGGCCAATCAACTCGCTAAAAATGACTACGCACGGGCAAATAAACTTTTTTATCAAAAAGCGGTATCAGAAGAGCTAATTGATACTCGTCGCTCTACTATGCATCAAACTGCGGCAGCGGTTGCGTCAGTTAACGCCGCATTAACCCGCGCACAACTTAACGTTGAATACACCCATGTTACCGCTCCTATCACGGGTCGTGTTTCATATGCCAACGAAACCGCAGGTAACTTCGTTACGGCAGGACAAACACATCTCACCAGTTTAGTATCAACATCGCATATGTACGCTTATTTCGATATCGACGAGCAAAGCTATTTAAAATATGCGGCCTTATCGTTCGAGAATAAACGCCAGAATCCTCGTTTAGGTAACAATGCCGTGGTTATGGCGCTTGCCAATGAAACCAGTTTTAATCACCAAGGCGTGATCGACTTTGTTGATAATGCAGTAAACCAACAAACCGGTACTATTCGTGTTAGAGCCAACTTTGCTAATCAAGACAATCAGTTACTTCCAGGCTTATTTGCTCGCATCAGCATTGCTGGTAGCGAGTCGTATCAACGTATTTTAATTGACGACAAAGCCATTATGACTGACCTAAGCAACAAGTTTGTCTTAGTGGTAAGCGACAAAAATATCCTTGAATATCGTGGTGTTAGCCTCGGAGCGAAACTTCATGGTTTGCGTATTATTACCGCAGGGTTATCGCCTAACGACACCATCGTGGTTAACAGCCTGCAAAAAGTACGTCCTAACGTCACTATTGAGCCAAACCTGACCGAAATGGCAGGTGACGGTCAGCTTGAAGCCTTGCATCAAGCGCAACAAATCCTCGATAACCAGCCTCTCACAGCACAAGTTGCTGATGACGCTAGTCAAGGTTAA
- a CDS encoding C40 family peptidase produces the protein MTKGLLVGCVVVLLSACAAKPPVVAPIPVAVPPMLQPPPKWSESNLLSFHNEWKGTPYRLGGLSKNGIDCSGFVYLAYLNIVGDKLPRTVNAQRIMGKEVPRAQLQTGDLVFFKTTRTVRHVGIYMGNNRFLHASTKKGVKISSLNNIYWKPRFWFATRLKNPTLEQNMSIASLVDHVQQQDNL, from the coding sequence TTGACTAAAGGATTATTAGTTGGTTGTGTAGTGGTGTTGTTGTCTGCGTGTGCGGCAAAGCCTCCTGTGGTTGCGCCTATACCTGTGGCGGTACCGCCTATGTTGCAACCGCCGCCAAAATGGAGCGAGTCAAACCTGCTAAGTTTTCATAACGAATGGAAAGGTACCCCTTATCGTTTAGGTGGGCTGAGTAAAAACGGTATTGATTGTTCAGGATTTGTGTATTTGGCTTACCTTAATATTGTCGGTGACAAATTACCTCGTACTGTAAACGCGCAGCGTATTATGGGTAAAGAGGTGCCGCGAGCTCAGTTGCAAACGGGCGATTTAGTGTTTTTTAAAACCACTCGAACCGTTCGCCATGTCGGTATTTACATGGGCAACAATCGTTTTTTACATGCCTCGACTAAAAAAGGGGTCAAAATTTCGAGTTTGAATAATATCTATTGGAAGCCGCGTTTTTGGTTTGCAACACGCTTAAAAAACCCAACGCTTGAGCAAAACATGTCGATAGCCAGTCTTGTTGATCATGTTCAACAGCAAGACAATTTATAA
- a CDS encoding diacylglycerol kinase family protein codes for MLSRIHIKYYYTLGVLLALCLCVALPYVVLKLIFGWIALSLGLVSSAYWVNSAGIFRKSQDGSIPWYISWSFIPFLMGCQVYNAWARQHDKVPAIQKIDKQLYLACRLFPSDISLLKERKIDAILDVTAEFDALEWTLVDEHIAYLNIPVLDHSVPTVAQLNQAINWLHTQVGNGKNVVVHCALGRGRSVLVLAAYLVCRDQHSDFSDVLKSINNIRQTARLNKWQLAAVEKMHSRNQINIHKRAWLIVNPVSGGGKWHDEADHIIQTLSDYFQLEVLHTAKDKSAGQLAEHAKNKGADIIVACGGDGTVNEVASVIVDTDIFLGIIPMGTTNALSHTLFGVTSKLVPVSQALDILIQGHCQRIDTAICNNQLMLLLVGLGFEQKMIEKADRDRKDQLGQWAYLNGLWEAIEENQPLSMRLQLDGGEIQVINTTSLVIANAAPFTSLLAQGNGEPNITDGLLDITWIESSEVSQQQLLSMTELLFAGLTGAREDDQVSGIRHVQAKKIYLNTDSSCQYVIDGELFESEDLCIKVKPKSLKVFIPNVSKHL; via the coding sequence ATGCTCAGCCGAATTCATATTAAATATTATTATACCCTTGGCGTATTATTGGCTTTGTGCTTATGTGTGGCGCTTCCTTACGTGGTACTTAAGCTCATTTTTGGCTGGATTGCATTGTCTTTGGGGCTGGTGAGTTCGGCGTATTGGGTTAATAGCGCAGGCATATTCCGTAAAAGCCAAGATGGCAGTATTCCTTGGTATATCAGTTGGAGTTTTATTCCATTTTTAATGGGTTGCCAAGTGTATAACGCTTGGGCGAGACAGCACGATAAAGTGCCCGCAATCCAAAAAATTGATAAGCAGTTGTATTTGGCTTGTCGATTGTTTCCGAGTGATATTAGCCTGCTTAAGGAAAGAAAAATTGATGCGATTTTGGATGTTACTGCCGAATTTGACGCATTAGAGTGGACCTTGGTTGATGAACATATCGCCTATTTAAATATTCCCGTATTGGATCACAGCGTGCCGACTGTCGCGCAGTTAAATCAAGCCATCAATTGGTTGCACACTCAAGTCGGTAACGGCAAAAATGTGGTGGTGCATTGTGCCTTAGGTCGAGGACGTTCTGTGTTGGTGTTAGCGGCTTATTTGGTGTGTCGTGATCAACACAGTGATTTTAGTGATGTGCTTAAATCCATTAATAATATTCGTCAAACGGCACGGTTAAATAAATGGCAGTTGGCTGCGGTAGAGAAAATGCATAGCCGGAACCAAATTAACATCCACAAACGCGCTTGGTTAATTGTTAACCCAGTGTCAGGTGGTGGCAAGTGGCATGATGAAGCTGATCATATAATCCAAACCTTGTCGGACTATTTTCAGCTTGAAGTGCTGCATACCGCCAAAGATAAGTCAGCTGGGCAACTCGCCGAACATGCCAAAAACAAGGGTGCGGATATTATTGTGGCCTGCGGTGGTGATGGCACAGTTAACGAGGTGGCATCGGTTATTGTCGATACTGATATTTTCTTAGGTATTATTCCGATGGGAACCACCAACGCACTAAGTCATACCTTATTTGGCGTAACCAGTAAGTTGGTTCCTGTGTCGCAAGCGCTTGATATTTTAATTCAAGGTCATTGTCAGCGAATTGATACCGCCATTTGTAATAATCAGTTGATGTTGTTGCTGGTGGGATTAGGCTTTGAGCAAAAAATGATTGAAAAAGCTGATCGTGACCGAAAAGATCAGCTAGGCCAGTGGGCATATCTTAATGGTTTGTGGGAGGCGATAGAAGAAAACCAACCATTGTCGATGAGGTTACAGCTTGATGGTGGTGAAATTCAAGTGATTAACACCACTAGCCTAGTGATTGCCAATGCTGCACCCTTTACCAGTTTGTTAGCACAAGGTAATGGTGAACCCAATATCACCGATGGCTTGTTAGACATTACTTGGATTGAGTCGAGTGAAGTATCACAACAACAATTATTGAGTATGACCGAGCTGCTATTTGCTGGCTTAACCGGAGCGCGTGAGGATGATCAAGTGAGTGGTATTCGGCATGTACAAGCCAAGAAAATCTACTTAAATACTGATTCGTCATGCCAATATGTGATTGACGGTGAGTTATTTGAATCTGAAGATCTGTGTATTAAAGTCAAGCCCAAGTCCCTAAAGGTGTTTATACCTAATGTCAGTAAACACCTTTAG
- a CDS encoding phosphatase domain-containing putative toxin: MQQHPFDILALDSPLDSLCENGAKLIFTPCPGTKDEPLIESLATLKRAGTQMLITLMFDDEMARNNATELPTECAKQQIAWVQLPILDDAAPGAEFEANWLANKAQIIEVINNQGTIAVHCKGGSGRTGLVIGLILASLGWPKDKAVTAVQSLRPKALTHSIQRDYFNAFNC; encoded by the coding sequence ATGCAGCAACATCCTTTCGATATCTTAGCGTTAGATTCGCCATTAGACTCATTGTGTGAGAATGGCGCCAAATTAATTTTTACCCCGTGCCCTGGTACCAAAGATGAACCGTTAATCGAGTCGCTTGCCACATTAAAACGTGCCGGCACGCAGATGTTAATCACCTTGATGTTCGATGACGAAATGGCGCGCAATAATGCTACCGAACTACCGACAGAATGCGCCAAACAACAGATCGCCTGGGTGCAATTGCCCATTTTAGACGATGCCGCACCCGGTGCCGAATTTGAAGCTAATTGGTTAGCTAATAAAGCGCAGATTATTGAGGTGATTAATAATCAAGGCACCATTGCGGTGCATTGCAAAGGCGGTTCGGGACGCACTGGATTAGTGATTGGGTTAATTCTTGCCAGCCTTGGTTGGCCAAAAGATAAAGCAGTAACTGCGGTGCAAAGCTTACGGCCAAAAGCACTGACGCATTCGATCCAACGCGATTATTTCAATGCTTTTAATTGTTAA
- the arsJ gene encoding organoarsenical effux MFS transporter ArsJ — MGLVSLRSLPPSIKQYLLITANYWAFTLTDGALRMLVVLYFHQLGYSPLNIAMLFLFYEIFGVITNLIGGWLGARLGLNNTMNIGLGLQIVALAMLTVPADMLTVVYVMAAQALSGIAKDLNKMSAKSAIKTLVPADAEGKLYQWVALLTGSKNALKGVGFFLGGVLLTGLGFRGAIMLMATLLGIVWLFSLVTLKDDLGKAKNKPKFKDIFSKSQAINLLSAARMFLFGARDVWFVVALPVFLATTFGWDHWWVGGFMASWVIGYGIVQSIAPYFTGKRQGKVPSGRAAFAWASYLLLIPAAIALTLHFDFYIQVTLIAGLLLFGAVFAINSSLHSYLIVSYASSDGVPLDVGFYYMANAMGRLMGTVLSGWVFQEYGLEACLWISSSFVALAALISLKLPHKG; from the coding sequence ATGGGGCTGGTTTCATTGCGTAGCTTACCACCATCGATAAAGCAGTATTTGCTGATCACCGCTAATTATTGGGCATTTACCTTAACCGATGGCGCCTTGCGTATGCTGGTGGTGCTGTACTTTCATCAGCTAGGTTACAGCCCGTTAAATATTGCGATGTTGTTTTTGTTTTATGAAATCTTTGGGGTGATCACCAATCTTATTGGCGGTTGGTTAGGGGCAAGGCTTGGCCTTAATAACACCATGAATATTGGTTTAGGCCTGCAAATCGTGGCGTTAGCCATGCTAACCGTGCCTGCTGACATGCTCACAGTGGTTTACGTGATGGCAGCGCAGGCCTTGTCGGGTATCGCCAAAGATTTGAATAAAATGAGCGCCAAAAGTGCCATTAAAACTCTGGTGCCAGCAGATGCCGAGGGTAAGCTTTATCAGTGGGTGGCGCTGTTAACCGGTTCTAAAAATGCCTTAAAAGGGGTGGGGTTCTTTTTAGGTGGTGTGTTGCTTACGGGCTTGGGATTTAGAGGGGCTATTATGTTAATGGCCACGTTATTAGGCATTGTATGGTTATTTAGTTTAGTGACCTTAAAAGATGATTTAGGCAAAGCTAAAAACAAACCCAAATTCAAAGATATTTTTTCGAAAAGTCAGGCGATTAACTTACTGTCGGCGGCGCGGATGTTTTTGTTTGGCGCCAGAGATGTATGGTTTGTGGTGGCATTACCGGTATTTTTAGCCACAACCTTTGGCTGGGATCATTGGTGGGTTGGCGGCTTTATGGCTAGCTGGGTAATTGGTTATGGGATCGTACAATCTATTGCACCTTATTTCACCGGTAAACGGCAGGGCAAAGTGCCGAGCGGTCGAGCTGCATTTGCATGGGCAAGCTACTTATTACTGATCCCGGCGGCTATTGCTCTCACTCTGCATTTTGACTTTTATATCCAGGTAACATTAATAGCGGGTTTATTGTTATTTGGCGCGGTGTTTGCGATTAATTCATCACTGCACAGCTACTTAATCGTTAGCTACGCCAGCAGTGATGGAGTGCCACTGGATGTGGGTTTTTACTATATGGCTAATGCCATGGGACGGTTAATGGGTACAGTACTTTCAGGTTGGGTGTTTCAAGAATATGGCTTAGAAGCCTGTTTATGGATATCCAGTAGTTTTGTCGCTCTTGCTGCCTTAATTTCACTTAAGTTGCCTCATAAAGGGTAA
- a CDS encoding efflux RND transporter permease subunit, translating to MLSQFFIKRPIFAAVLSLLFFISGALAVWQLPITEYPEVVPPTVVVTANYPGANPKVIAETVASPLEQEINGVENMLYMSSQATSDGRMTLTITFAIGTDVDLAQTQVQSRVERAKPRLPEEVQRLGIVTEKSSPSLTMVVHLTSPDNRYDMLYLSNYAVLKVKDELARITGVGAVRVFGAGDYSMRVWLDPNKVAAISLSPSNIVAAIREQNQQAAAGSLGAQPSGDSDFQLLINVKGRLSSVEEFENIIIKVGDEGQITRLKDVARVELGASTYALRSMLDNKDAAALPVFQASGSNAIQISDDVRSKMAELSQAFPEGLTYDIVYDPTVFVRGSIKAVVQTLLEALLLVVLVVVLFLQTWRASIIPLVAVPVSLVGTFAFMHLLGFSLNALSLFGLVLAIGIVVDDAIVVVENVERNISDGLSPVAATQKAMKEVTGPIVATTLVLAAVFIPTAFMSGLTGQFYKQFALTITISTFISAINSLTLSPALSALLLKGHHEKKDVLTRGMDKLLGGWLFNPFNRLFARMSEGYGWLVKKIIRFGAVVGIIYIGLVGLTGLQFANTPTGYVPGQDKQYLIAFAQLPDAASLDRTEAVVKEMSRIALAQPGVAHAVAFPGLSINGFTNSTNSAILFTPLDDFADRKDPSLSAGAIAAALNQQFAAIDGAYIAIFPPPPVQGLGTIGGFRLQIQDRANYGYEELYKVTMEVMQKAWATPELAGVFSSYQVSVPQLDVNIDRTKAKQQSVSLDELFSTLQGYMGSVYANDFNQFGRTYQVKVQADEQFRQTPEQIAQLKVRNNQGEMVPIGSFINVTNTSGPDRVMHYNGFTTAELNGGAAPGYSSGEAQAAIEKILAETLPNGMTYEWTEITYQQILAGNAGTYIYPLIILLVFMVLAAQYESLTLPLAIILIIPMTLLSALTGVLIYGGDNNIFTQIGLIVLVGLATKNAILIVEFAKELQDKGMQPLEAILEAGRLRLRPILMTSIAFIMGVVPMVFSSGPGSEMRQAMGVAVFSGMIGVTIFGLILTPLFYYALAKRGKHNAELAEPVESHD from the coding sequence ATGTTGTCTCAATTTTTTATTAAAAGACCGATTTTTGCCGCTGTTCTGTCGCTACTGTTCTTTATTTCAGGCGCGCTGGCGGTATGGCAATTACCGATCACCGAATACCCTGAGGTAGTACCGCCAACAGTCGTTGTTACGGCAAACTACCCAGGCGCCAACCCAAAAGTAATCGCCGAAACGGTTGCCTCACCACTTGAGCAAGAGATAAACGGCGTAGAAAACATGTTGTACATGTCTTCACAAGCCACATCCGATGGCCGCATGACGCTAACCATCACCTTTGCGATTGGTACTGACGTTGATTTAGCTCAAACCCAAGTGCAAAGCCGTGTAGAGCGTGCAAAACCTCGCTTACCAGAAGAAGTACAACGCTTAGGTATTGTGACCGAAAAGTCATCACCGAGTTTAACCATGGTGGTGCATTTAACCTCGCCCGATAACCGTTATGACATGTTATATCTGTCTAACTATGCGGTATTGAAAGTGAAAGACGAATTAGCCCGAATTACCGGTGTAGGGGCGGTGCGCGTATTTGGCGCAGGTGACTACAGTATGCGTGTATGGCTAGATCCTAATAAAGTGGCAGCAATCAGTTTATCTCCGAGTAATATTGTTGCCGCTATTCGTGAGCAAAACCAACAAGCAGCAGCAGGAAGCCTAGGCGCACAACCTAGTGGCGACAGTGATTTCCAATTATTGATCAACGTTAAAGGTCGTTTATCCAGCGTTGAAGAGTTCGAGAATATTATTATTAAAGTGGGCGATGAAGGTCAGATCACCCGTTTAAAGGATGTTGCTCGGGTTGAATTAGGCGCATCAACTTATGCCCTACGTTCAATGTTAGACAATAAAGACGCTGCTGCACTACCTGTTTTCCAAGCATCGGGTTCAAACGCGATTCAAATATCTGATGATGTCCGTTCTAAAATGGCTGAATTGTCTCAGGCATTTCCAGAAGGATTAACCTACGACATCGTCTACGATCCAACCGTGTTCGTCCGCGGTTCAATAAAAGCGGTAGTGCAAACACTGCTCGAAGCTTTATTGCTGGTAGTACTCGTCGTGGTACTGTTTTTACAAACGTGGCGCGCATCCATTATTCCATTAGTGGCCGTTCCGGTATCGCTTGTGGGTACCTTTGCCTTTATGCACCTATTGGGCTTCTCACTGAATGCCTTATCATTATTTGGTTTGGTATTAGCCATCGGTATTGTCGTTGACGATGCTATCGTGGTGGTTGAAAACGTTGAACGAAATATCTCTGACGGTTTATCTCCTGTTGCTGCCACCCAAAAGGCAATGAAAGAAGTGACCGGCCCGATTGTCGCCACCACACTGGTTCTAGCAGCAGTATTTATTCCAACCGCCTTTATGTCAGGTTTAACCGGCCAGTTTTATAAGCAGTTCGCGCTGACGATCACCATTTCCACCTTTATTTCAGCGATTAACTCGTTAACCCTGAGCCCTGCATTATCGGCATTACTGCTTAAAGGTCATCACGAGAAAAAAGATGTGCTTACTCGTGGCATGGATAAACTGCTGGGAGGCTGGCTATTCAATCCATTTAATCGCCTGTTTGCGCGCATGTCTGAAGGTTACGGTTGGCTGGTTAAAAAGATCATCCGTTTTGGTGCGGTTGTCGGCATTATTTATATCGGTTTAGTCGGCTTAACAGGCTTACAATTTGCCAACACCCCTACTGGTTATGTACCAGGGCAAGATAAACAATATCTTATCGCCTTTGCACAATTGCCTGATGCCGCGTCATTAGATCGCACTGAAGCTGTCGTGAAAGAAATGTCACGAATTGCCTTAGCGCAACCTGGTGTCGCCCATGCGGTAGCCTTTCCAGGCTTAAGCATTAATGGCTTTACTAACAGCACCAATAGCGCCATTTTGTTTACCCCGTTGGATGACTTTGCCGATCGCAAAGATCCATCATTATCAGCAGGCGCAATTGCAGCAGCGTTAAATCAACAGTTTGCCGCCATTGACGGTGCGTATATTGCGATTTTCCCACCACCGCCAGTACAAGGCTTAGGCACCATTGGTGGCTTTAGATTACAAATTCAAGACCGGGCAAACTACGGTTATGAAGAGTTGTATAAAGTGACCATGGAAGTGATGCAAAAAGCATGGGCAACGCCAGAGTTAGCGGGGGTGTTCTCGAGTTATCAAGTGAGTGTGCCACAACTTGACGTGAACATTGATCGTACTAAAGCCAAACAACAATCGGTGTCGTTAGACGAATTGTTTTCCACATTACAGGGTTACATGGGCTCGGTTTACGCCAACGACTTCAACCAATTTGGCCGCACTTATCAAGTTAAGGTGCAAGCCGATGAGCAGTTTAGACAAACGCCAGAACAAATAGCCCAACTTAAAGTACGCAACAACCAAGGCGAAATGGTGCCTATTGGTTCATTTATTAATGTGACCAATACATCCGGGCCTGACCGAGTCATGCATTACAACGGTTTTACCACTGCAGAACTTAACGGTGGTGCTGCGCCAGGATACAGTTCTGGTGAGGCACAAGCTGCGATTGAAAAAATATTGGCAGAAACCTTACCCAATGGCATGACTTACGAGTGGACAGAGATCACTTACCAGCAGATTTTGGCCGGTAATGCGGGTACCTATATTTATCCGTTAATTATCTTATTAGTGTTTATGGTATTAGCGGCGCAATATGAAAGTTTAACCTTGCCATTAGCCATTATTCTTATTATTCCAATGACACTATTGTCAGCATTAACAGGGGTGCTTATCTACGGTGGCGATAACAATATCTTTACCCAGATTGGTTTGATTGTACTGGTGGGGCTGGCAACCAAAAACGCCATTCTGATTGTTGAGTTTGCCAAGGAGTTACAAGACAAAGGCATGCAACCATTAGAGGCGATACTTGAAGCGGGTCGTTTACGTTTACGGCCTATTTTAATGACCTCGATTGCCTTCATTATGGGGGTGGTACCTATGGTATTCTCGAGCGGACCAGGTTCAGAAATGCGCCAAGCAATGGGTGTTGCAGTATTCTCTGGCATGATTGGGGTGACTATTTTTGGCCTTATCCTCACGCCACTGTTTTACTATGCTCTGGCTAAGCGTGGCAAACATAACGCCGAGTTAGCTGAACCAGTCGAGTCGCACGACTAA
- a CDS encoding TetR/AcrR family transcriptional regulator → MNKNITSKQSICAVGEKLFALHGYSGVGIKLILDEVGIPKGSFYHYFASKEAFAAAVAEHYFQQRIQPIAIDPSANFKANLSTLLNGYHQLIDELFSGHQPRGCVIGNLMVEVSPQSPLLHQTLTHLYDKWLGLLSALIQQGQQQGHIRADLSASILASVFWSNWQGTMLRSQIKADKIATKRALVQCMQMMTR, encoded by the coding sequence ATGAACAAAAATATCACCAGTAAACAGTCGATTTGTGCCGTAGGCGAAAAGCTTTTTGCTTTGCATGGATACAGTGGCGTAGGCATTAAATTGATCCTCGATGAAGTCGGCATTCCTAAAGGTTCTTTTTACCATTATTTTGCCAGTAAAGAAGCGTTTGCAGCTGCCGTTGCCGAACATTATTTCCAACAACGCATTCAACCCATTGCGATTGATCCTAGTGCGAATTTTAAAGCCAATTTATCGACGCTATTGAATGGCTATCATCAACTCATTGATGAGCTTTTTAGTGGTCATCAGCCTCGCGGCTGTGTTATCGGTAACTTGATGGTTGAGGTGAGTCCACAATCACCATTATTGCATCAAACATTGACTCATCTTTACGATAAATGGTTAGGTTTATTGAGTGCACTTATTCAACAAGGTCAACAACAAGGGCATATTCGTGCCGACTTATCGGCATCAATATTAGCGAGTGTTTTTTGGTCAAACTGGCAAGGAACTATGCTACGCTCACAAATTAAAGCGGATAAAATAGCGACTAAACGGGCTTTAGTGCAGTGCATGCAAATGATGACTCGTTAA
- a CDS encoding ArsJ-associated glyceraldehyde-3-phosphate dehydrogenase, which yields MTIKIGINGFGRMGRLSMRAAYDWDDVEIVHINDPAGDAATLAHLMTFDSVHGRWHHEATHHGEAIVINGNAIPCSRNIATKDTDWSKCDVVIEASGKIKTTALLQAYLDQGVKRVVVTAPVKEDGVLNIVMGVNEHLYDKAIHPIVTAASCTTNCLAPVVKVIHEKIGIKHGSMTTIHDITNTQTILDAPHQDLRRARACGISLIPTTTGSATAITHIFPELKGKLNGHAIRVPLANASLTDCVFEVARGTTVEEVNQLLKQASQQELAGIMGYEERPLVSVDYKTDPRSSIIDALSTMVVNDTQVKLYVWYDNEWGYANRTAELARKVGLADKE from the coding sequence ATGACGATAAAAATAGGCATTAACGGTTTTGGCCGTATGGGACGTTTATCTATGCGCGCTGCATATGATTGGGACGATGTTGAAATAGTGCACATTAACGATCCTGCTGGCGACGCTGCGACCTTGGCCCATTTAATGACCTTTGATTCAGTGCATGGCCGTTGGCATCATGAGGCGACCCATCATGGGGAGGCGATAGTGATTAATGGTAACGCCATTCCTTGTAGTCGTAATATTGCGACTAAAGATACCGATTGGTCAAAATGTGACGTGGTGATTGAAGCATCAGGTAAGATAAAAACCACAGCCTTGCTGCAAGCTTATTTAGATCAAGGTGTAAAACGGGTTGTGGTGACTGCGCCAGTAAAAGAAGACGGCGTGTTAAACATTGTGATGGGTGTAAACGAGCATTTATACGATAAAGCCATCCACCCTATAGTGACCGCGGCATCTTGTACCACCAACTGTTTGGCGCCAGTGGTGAAAGTGATCCATGAGAAAATTGGCATTAAGCATGGCTCGATGACGACAATCCACGACATTACTAATACCCAAACTATTTTGGATGCACCGCATCAAGACTTACGCCGCGCAAGGGCTTGTGGCATCAGTTTAATTCCGACCACCACGGGGTCAGCGACTGCCATCACCCATATTTTTCCTGAGCTAAAAGGCAAGTTAAATGGCCATGCGATACGCGTGCCGTTAGCTAATGCTTCGCTTACCGATTGCGTGTTTGAAGTGGCGCGAGGCACTACAGTTGAAGAAGTAAATCAGCTGCTTAAGCAGGCATCACAACAAGAACTTGCAGGCATTATGGGCTATGAAGAACGTCCATTAGTGTCGGTAGATTATAAAACCGACCCACGTTCAAGCATTATCGATGCCTTGTCGACCATGGTAGTCAATGACACCCAAGTTAAGCTGTATGTGTGGTACGACAATGAGTGGGGATACGCTAATCGCACTGCAGAGCTGGCGCGCAAAGTCGGCTTAGCTGATAAGGAATAG